From a single Eleginops maclovinus isolate JMC-PN-2008 ecotype Puerto Natales chromosome 2, JC_Emac_rtc_rv5, whole genome shotgun sequence genomic region:
- the LOC134875030 gene encoding uncharacterized protein LOC134875030 — protein MVSLSMDGPNVNWRFLEMLQTEHAEHFGGAQLVVVGSCGLHTLHNAVKCGFTEWHMEKFLRALHTIFHNVPARREDFCNLTKSKTFALPFCGHRWIENLPVVQRAIEIWPDMKKYVDAVTTKKLPNPGTSPYDTIEVATKDPLILAKLHFFMAVSRSVTPFLTKYQTDEPVLPFFANDLAELLKNLLRRFIKRELLTDVTPQHLVRLDVTDKQSRVHPKAVDIGIGAETAIKELQQRSKSSEELSILHFQNQCMECLSKMVQKIQERSPLKFPIVRQLTCLNPAFMYSNPELCQKQMKSIVRKFLQDRQLDGGVAAGDLITQKFSEMLSLEVRTEEFQSFQPFKKRLDVFLSNIISETYPQLWSFIQKLLLLSHGQATVERGFSVNKEIETANIHEDTVVAQRIVCDYISLHGGVTKVPLTPALLSSVSSSRARYRIHLETERKKRESQAESEKRKAIEENLEQLRKHRRSIKEVAEHLLRDADKLADQAEAKQAGSKMAELIAKSNAFRRSHKEKMAELIKLDEQIAAKRAELQKL, from the exons ATGGTCTCTTTGTCCATGGACGGACCCAACGTCAATTGGCGTTTTCTTGAGATGCTGCAGACGGAGCATGCTGAGCATTTTGGGGGTGCCCAGTTGGTTGTAGTGGGAAGTTGTGGGCTACACACTCTACATAATGCTGTCAAATGTGGATTCACTGAGTGGCATATGGAGAAGTTCTTAAGAGCTCTTCATACTATTTTTCACAATGTGCCAGCAAGAAGGGAGGATTTTTGCAATCTTACAAAGTCCAAAACCTTTGCTTTGCCTTTCTGTGGTCACCGCTGGATCGAGAACCTCCCAGTAGTGCAGAGAGCCATTGAGATCTGGCctgacatgaagaaatatgttgaTGCTGTTACAACCAAGAAGCTCCCAAACCCTGGAACGTCTCCTTATGACACCATCGAGGTGGCAACCAAAGACCCTCTTATTTTGGCAAAGCTGCATTTTTTCATGGCAGTTTCACGAAGTGTGACACCCTTCTTGACAAAGTATCAAACGGATGAACCTGTGCTTCCATTCTTTGCCAATGACTTGGCTGAATTACTGAAG aATTTGCTGAGGCGATTCATCAAGCGAGAGCTACTGACTGATGTCACACCTCAGCACTTGGTACGGCTTGATGTCACTGACAAGCAGTCGAGGGTGCATCCAAAGGCAGTGGACATCGGCATTGGTGCAGAGACTGCCATAAAG GAACTCCAACAGCGGAGTAAATCCTCAGAGGAACTTTCCatcctacattttcaaaaccaatGCATGGAGTGTCTATCCAAAATGGTCCAGAAGATTCAGGAGAGGAGCCCTTTGAAGTTTCCGATTGTTAGACAATTAACTTGTCTGAACCCAGCCTTTATGTACAGCAACCCTGAACTGTGTCAGAAACAGATGAAGAGCATAGTCAGGAAGTTTCTACAAGACAGACAGTTGGATGGAGGAGTTGCTGCTG GTGATCTGATCACCCAGAAGTTCTCAGAGATGCTGTCCCTGGAGGTCCGAACTGAAGAATTTCAGTCCTTCCAGCCATTCAAGAAAAGACTGGATGTCTTTCTAAGTAACATCATCAGTGAGACCTACCCACAACTTTGGTCCTTTATCCAGAAGCTTCTACTTCTATCACACGGGCAGGCAACAGTTGAGCGGGGCTTTTCGGTGAACAAAGAAATTGAAACTGCTAACATTCACGAAGACACCGTTGTAGCGCAGAGAATCGTCTGTGACTACATCTCTCTCCATGGAGGGGTTACCAAGGTCCCCCTCACGCCAGCCCTGCTTTCCTCGGTCTCATCTTCCAGAGCAAGATATAGAATTCATCttgagacggagagaaaaaagagagaatctcAAGCAGAGTCAGAAAAACGAAAGGCCATTGAGGAGAACCTGGAGCAACTGAGAAAGCACAGAAGATCCATCAAGGAGGTAGCCGAACATCTGCTCAGGGATGCTGATAAGTTGGCAGACCAGGCTGAAGCCAAGCAAGCAGGCAGCAAGATGGCGGAGCTAATAGCAAAATCGAATGCCTTTAGAAGGAGCCACAAGGAAAAGATGGCTGAACTCATTAAACTGGACGAACAGATTGCTGCCAAAAGAGCTGAGCTCCAAAAGCTGTAG